One genomic region from Chloroflexota bacterium encodes:
- a CDS encoding class I SAM-dependent rRNA methyltransferase: MKGRSQLDVLTPSGWKDYELLDSGNGQKLERFGPYTFVRPEAQAIWKPGLPQEAWDKAHGTFRGTDDAGSRWFFPKEIEPRWQMSYERLTFWTQPTPFRHMGLFPEQASHWEWMTPLIQGAKREVKVLNLFAYTGLATLAASAAGAHVTHVDASKKVVHWASENHRLSGLGERPVRWIVDDALKFVKREGRRGARYDGFIIDPPKYGRGPEGELWQIETSLAGLLEECRAVASERPLFLILTCYAAQLSPVSLANIVGDAMAGKGGQVTAGELANVEKSKGRLLPTAIFARWRG; this comes from the coding sequence GAAGGACTATGAGCTGTTGGATAGCGGCAACGGGCAGAAGCTGGAGCGCTTCGGGCCGTACACCTTCGTGCGGCCGGAGGCCCAGGCGATCTGGAAGCCGGGCTTGCCGCAAGAGGCGTGGGACAAGGCGCACGGCACCTTCCGGGGGACGGACGATGCGGGGAGCCGATGGTTCTTCCCGAAGGAGATCGAGCCGCGGTGGCAGATGAGCTACGAGAGGCTGACGTTCTGGACGCAGCCGACGCCCTTCCGCCACATGGGCCTCTTCCCGGAGCAGGCGAGCCACTGGGAGTGGATGACGCCGTTGATCCAGGGGGCCAAGCGCGAGGTGAAGGTGCTGAACCTCTTCGCCTATACCGGCCTCGCGACCCTCGCGGCCTCGGCGGCCGGGGCCCACGTGACGCACGTGGACGCATCCAAGAAGGTGGTGCACTGGGCCTCCGAGAACCACCGTCTCTCCGGGTTGGGAGAGCGCCCCGTGCGGTGGATCGTGGACGACGCGCTGAAGTTCGTGAAGCGCGAGGGCAGGCGCGGCGCGCGGTACGACGGCTTCATCATTGACCCGCCGAAGTACGGGCGCGGGCCGGAGGGAGAGCTATGGCAGATCGAGACGTCGCTGGCGGGGCTGCTGGAGGAGTGCCGGGCCGTCGCGAGCGAGCGTCCGCTCTTTCTTATCTTGACGTGCTATGCTGCCCAGCTTTCGCCGGTGAGCCTGGCGAACATCGTGGGCGACGCGATGGCGGGCAAGGGAGGACAGGTGACGGCGGGCGAGCTGGCGAACGTGGAGAAGAGCAAGGGGCGATTGTTGCCCACGGCGATCTTCGCGCGATGGAGAGGGTGA